In one Bdellovibrio sp. ArHS genomic region, the following are encoded:
- a CDS encoding alpha/beta fold hydrolase: MIPCKAPFWADSGHGQTLWSHFLKSPELTHFGNKFEVDLPDGDRLFCYHLPGISDTVVSIYHGLSGDVTSDYMQRTARVCQQLGHSVVLVNHRGAGAGAAYARNPYHSGRADDMSCVLKKLRELFPGKKQVAVGFSMSGNILLCLLGGFRGEEKPDGAIAVNAPIDLLQGSQLLKTGFNRLYDLRFVLRLRKNVEEKYRQGLIPKRYDIPAWSTIWDMDQIYTAPAAGFKDRFDYYQNCSAIHYVPKIQTPTYVLTAQDDPFVSVESYMKASFSKSTVLHVEARGGHMGYLAKQKTPLGSVRWLDYYLHEALLALKQVL; encoded by the coding sequence TTGATTCCATGTAAAGCTCCCTTTTGGGCCGACAGCGGCCACGGGCAGACTTTATGGTCTCATTTTTTAAAATCTCCCGAGCTCACACATTTTGGCAATAAATTTGAAGTCGATCTTCCGGATGGGGATCGACTTTTTTGTTATCATCTCCCTGGCATTTCCGACACCGTGGTCAGCATCTATCATGGACTGTCGGGGGATGTGACTTCAGATTACATGCAAAGAACGGCCAGGGTCTGTCAGCAGTTGGGACATTCGGTGGTGTTGGTGAACCATCGGGGGGCGGGTGCCGGGGCGGCTTATGCGCGAAATCCCTATCATTCCGGTCGGGCCGATGACATGTCCTGTGTCTTAAAAAAGCTTCGCGAATTGTTTCCTGGTAAAAAGCAGGTGGCGGTCGGCTTTTCCATGAGTGGAAATATTCTGCTTTGTCTTTTGGGCGGTTTTCGTGGAGAAGAAAAGCCCGATGGAGCTATTGCGGTGAATGCGCCCATCGACCTTTTGCAGGGCTCTCAGCTTTTAAAAACAGGCTTTAATCGCCTTTATGATTTGCGCTTCGTCTTACGATTGCGAAAGAACGTGGAAGAAAAATATCGCCAAGGGTTGATTCCGAAAAGATATGACATTCCGGCTTGGTCGACTATTTGGGATATGGATCAAATCTACACCGCACCTGCAGCGGGTTTTAAGGATCGTTTTGACTATTATCAAAACTGCTCGGCCATTCACTATGTGCCCAAAATTCAGACGCCGACGTATGTGTTGACGGCTCAAGACGATCCCTTCGTTTCGGTAGAAAGCTATATGAAGGCCTCGTTTTCCAAAAGTACGGTTTTGCATGTCGAGGCGCGAGGCGGGCACATGGGGTATTTAGCTAAGCAAAAAACGCCCTTAGGTTCGGTGCGCTGGCTGGATTATTATCTTCATGAAGCCTTGCTCGCATTGAAACAGGTTTTATAG
- a CDS encoding TIGR03663 family protein: MKFAKVTQYYGALLWVALLLLTVVTRFYDLGNKPIHFDESINGWFVIQMQALGYYKYDPTNYHGPLLFYLIQFFEFLWGASVETLRAVPATFSVFSIMLFFFPLLKKGTVLNTMAVFLLLSPAVLFFGRSGIHESPFVFFQLLFAMGFLRWFEKPDGKAFALVLTGVVGMMVLKETFTVTGFCWLLGLLSLGPATLQEIFAWSKLKSAWSQKLSWLTLILVILFVQLFTGFFKNMMGLADFFKAIVPWLQTGVHGKGHEKEFFYWLKVLWQAEPLALLGVALSVPGMFSKNKSLRVVSVFSLSQLFIYSLIPYKTVWCILSLVWGFYLVLAYSLQSFFTRAALKWVAVSVVAVLAFFNLRSMYLSSYAHPLDFAHPYIYVNSTYELEKLQEYILEEVRKNPELFSQPVQIGMKEQWPWPWVLRSFTKLDYNLCSKSLLPDAMIYFCDPMDSTDVDVVVKEAYWKLQIVFRQAREPSIVYLKKSVFPNLPFENAEVVGGEE, translated from the coding sequence ATGAAATTTGCAAAGGTCACGCAATACTATGGGGCTCTGTTATGGGTAGCACTACTGCTGTTGACAGTCGTGACGCGTTTTTATGACTTGGGCAACAAGCCTATTCACTTTGATGAAAGTATTAACGGCTGGTTTGTAATCCAGATGCAGGCCCTGGGGTATTACAAGTACGACCCCACAAATTATCACGGTCCGCTCTTGTTTTACCTGATTCAATTCTTCGAATTTCTGTGGGGCGCCAGTGTGGAAACCCTGCGGGCGGTGCCGGCAACCTTCAGTGTGTTCAGCATCATGCTTTTCTTTTTTCCCTTGTTAAAGAAGGGCACGGTCTTAAATACGATGGCCGTGTTTCTGTTATTAAGCCCCGCCGTTCTTTTTTTTGGTCGGTCCGGGATTCATGAATCACCCTTTGTTTTTTTTCAATTGCTATTCGCCATGGGGTTCTTGCGTTGGTTTGAAAAACCAGACGGCAAAGCCTTCGCCTTGGTGTTGACGGGAGTTGTGGGAATGATGGTTCTGAAAGAGACCTTCACCGTCACGGGCTTTTGTTGGCTCTTGGGGCTTCTGTCGTTGGGGCCAGCCACATTGCAAGAAATCTTTGCCTGGTCAAAACTGAAGTCCGCCTGGAGTCAAAAGTTATCCTGGTTGACCTTGATTCTGGTGATTCTCTTTGTGCAACTATTTACCGGTTTCTTTAAAAACATGATGGGGCTGGCTGACTTCTTTAAAGCCATTGTTCCTTGGCTGCAAACAGGTGTGCACGGTAAAGGACACGAAAAAGAGTTTTTTTATTGGCTGAAGGTTTTGTGGCAGGCCGAGCCCCTGGCTCTGCTGGGTGTGGCCCTTTCTGTTCCCGGGATGTTTTCCAAAAACAAATCTCTTCGTGTCGTCAGCGTCTTTTCGCTTTCTCAACTTTTTATTTATTCGCTGATTCCTTATAAAACGGTCTGGTGCATCCTGTCTCTGGTTTGGGGATTCTATCTTGTCTTAGCATATTCCCTGCAGTCGTTTTTCACGCGTGCCGCGCTGAAGTGGGTCGCTGTGTCTGTCGTCGCTGTTTTAGCGTTCTTCAATCTTCGCAGCATGTACCTGTCTTCGTATGCACATCCGCTGGATTTTGCGCATCCGTATATCTACGTGAATTCCACCTATGAGTTGGAAAAACTGCAGGAGTATATTCTGGAGGAAGTTCGTAAGAACCCCGAATTATTTTCGCAGCCCGTCCAGATCGGTATGAAAGAACAATGGCCTTGGCCTTGGGTTTTGCGTTCTTTTACAAAACTGGATTACAATCTGTGTTCGAAAAGCTTGTTGCCGGACGCGATGATTTATTTCTGTGATCCGATGGATTCAACAGATGTTGATGTTGTCGTAAAAGAGGCTTATTGGAAATTACAAATTGTTTTCCGTCAGGCGCGTGAGCCCTCCATTGTGTATTTGAAGAAATCTGTTTTCCCGAACCTTCCTTTTGAAAACGCGGAAGTCGTCGGAGGTGAGGAGTGA
- the greB gene encoding transcription elongation factor GreB, whose translation MDNNKNYITPEGLAKLKAEYHELMHVERPKLVEVVAWAASNGDRSENADYQYGKRRLREIDKRVHFLTKRIEDAEVVDPKAMKGQTVLFSATVTLADEEGEEVVYQIVGEDEFDPKNGKISWKSPVAKALLGKKAGDEVRIVKPAGEEYVTIEKIEYK comes from the coding sequence ATGGATAACAATAAGAACTACATCACCCCCGAAGGTCTAGCAAAACTCAAAGCCGAGTATCACGAGTTGATGCACGTGGAAAGACCAAAACTTGTGGAGGTGGTCGCCTGGGCGGCCAGTAATGGTGATCGTTCAGAGAACGCAGACTATCAATACGGAAAGCGTCGTTTGCGAGAAATCGACAAGCGGGTTCACTTTCTGACCAAGCGAATTGAAGATGCGGAAGTGGTCGATCCCAAGGCCATGAAGGGACAGACCGTCCTTTTCAGTGCGACCGTCACCCTGGCTGATGAAGAGGGAGAGGAAGTGGTTTATCAAATCGTCGGGGAAGATGAGTTTGACCCCAAAAACGGAAAGATTTCGTGGAAGTCTCCCGTTGCCAAGGCTTTACTTGGCAAGAAGGCCGGAGATGAGGTTCGCATCGTGAAGCCCGCCGGTGAAGAGTATGTCACTATAGAAAAGATCGAATATAAGTAA
- a CDS encoding DUF3465 domain-containing protein encodes MNMKWAVVLSVVFVLSSYETVEAKRKNRQEINPVSEQIENSQSSLIDEKSSDADIVRAISDQRRVDFVEGGSMVVVKILPDDNNGLAHQKWTVRLSNGKNMQAVYNSDMCPRVPVKVGDVVAMGGQFIWTNKGGLLHWLHHDPRGKRPDGYVFVNGKFYCKD; translated from the coding sequence ATGAATATGAAATGGGCTGTCGTTCTTAGTGTTGTCTTTGTTCTATCTTCTTATGAGACGGTTGAAGCAAAACGTAAAAATCGTCAGGAAATCAATCCGGTTTCTGAACAAATTGAAAATTCACAATCTTCGTTGATCGATGAAAAATCCAGCGATGCGGATATTGTCAGAGCCATCAGTGATCAACGTCGTGTTGATTTCGTCGAAGGTGGCAGCATGGTTGTCGTAAAAATCTTGCCCGATGACAACAATGGTTTAGCTCATCAAAAATGGACTGTCCGTCTTTCCAATGGCAAGAATATGCAAGCAGTGTATAATTCAGACATGTGCCCGCGTGTTCCAGTGAAAGTGGGCGACGTCGTGGCAATGGGTGGCCAATTTATTTGGACAAATAAAGGTGGCTTGTTGCATTGGCTTCACCATGACCCTCGTGGCAAACGCCCTGATGGTTATGTTTTCGTAAACGGGAAATTCTATTGCAAAGATTAG